The nucleotide window GAAAAACCCAGCGTGGCCCAGGAGTTTGCGAAAGCGCTGAAGGTCAGCGCCAAACGGGGAGACGGCTATCTGGAATCAGAAGAAGCTGTGGTCACATGGTGCGTAGGGCATCTGGTCACGATGAGTTATCCGGAAGAATATGACATAAAATACAAACGGTGGAGCCTGGAAACTCTGCCGTTTATTCCTGATACTTTCAAATATGAGGTGATTGGGAACGTAAAAAAACAGTTTCAGATCGTTAAGGGTCTCCTGAACCGGAAGGATGTGGATACGATTTATGTCTGTACCGACTCCGGGCGGGAAGGCGAGTATATCTACCGTCTGGTGGAGCAGATGGCCGGCGTACACGGAAAGACAAGGCGGCGGGTCTGGATCGACTCCCAGACGGAAGAAGAGATACGAAAGGGGATCCAGACGGCAAAGGATCTGAGCGAATATGACAATCTGGCCGCGTCTGCGTATTTGCGGGCAAAGGAAGATTATCTCATGGGAATCAATTTTTCCCGTCTGCTGACTTTGAAATACGGGAATGTGATTTCCAATTGTATGAGATCAGACCGGACGGTGGTCAGTGTGGGCCGTGTGATGACCTGTGTGCTGGGGATGACGGTACGCAGGGAAAGGGAGATCAGAAGCTTTGTCAAGACTCCGTTCTTTCGTGTCCTGGCCTCAGTGTCCTGTGACGGCAAGGCATTTGATGCAGAATGGCGTGCGGTGGAGGGAAGCCGGTATTTTGCCTCTCCCTTTCTGTATAAGGACAATGGATTCCTGGAACGGGAAAAGGCGGAAGAGCTGATCGCACATCTGAGTGAAGAACAGCCGGTTACGGCTACTCTTCTTTCCATGGAAAAAAAGAAGGAAAAAAAGAACCCTCCTTTATTATATAATTTGGCAGAACTCCAAAATACCTGTTCCAGGCGTTTTAAGCTGAGTCCGGACGAAACGCTTAAGGTAGTGCAGGAGCTTTATGAGAAAAAACTGGTGACATATCCCAGGACGGATGCCCGTGTGCTGTCTACGGCCGTCGCAAAGGAAATACATAAAAATATCCGGGGGCTCCAGTCCATACCGGGAGTGGCGGGATTTGCGGAGCATATTCTGGAGACCGGAAGCTATAAAGGGATTGCCCGGACAAGATACGTGAACGACAAGCAGATCACGGACCATTACGCGATCATCCCCACAGGACAAGGCATCGGAGGGCTGAGGAGTATGCCGGCCGTATCGGTGAAGGTATATGAGGCCATCGTACGGAGATTTCTCAGTGTGTTTTATCCAGCCGCTATCTATCAGAAATTCGGATTGGAACTTGTCATACGGGAAGAGCATTTTTTTGCTAATTTCCGGGTGCTTTTGGAGAAAGGATACCTTGAGGTGACTGGATATCCCCAGAGTACAAAATCAAAGGAAGAAAAGAAAGAAAATGCGGATTCTTCCGGACAGGAGGAATCAGGAGATGAGGGAGCCGGGAAAAAAGACGGGGATGTACAGGAAGCAGATATCAATGATCCGGAGTTTTTGGAAGCGGTGAAAAAACTCACGAAAGGAAATGAGCTCCCGGTGGAAAAGCTGACCGTCAAGGAAGGGGAGACCTCGCCGCCGAAAAGATATACATCAGGCACCATGATTCTGGCCATGGAAAATGCAGGACAGCTGATCGAGGATGAAGAACTGCGAGCTCAGATAAAAGGAAGTGGAATCGGAACCAGTGCGACCAGGGCTGAGATATTAAAGAAGCTGGTGAACAATAAGTATCTTTCTTTAAATAAAAAGACGCAGGTGATCACGCCGACTCTATTGGGAGAGGTGATTCACGATACCGTTTATATGTCCATCCGTCCTCTTCTAAATCCGGATTTGACTGCCAGCTGGGAAAAGGGCCTGACTTATGTGGCC belongs to Qiania dongpingensis and includes:
- a CDS encoding DNA topoisomerase, whose product is MGKALYIAEKPSVAQEFAKALKVSAKRGDGYLESEEAVVTWCVGHLVTMSYPEEYDIKYKRWSLETLPFIPDTFKYEVIGNVKKQFQIVKGLLNRKDVDTIYVCTDSGREGEYIYRLVEQMAGVHGKTRRRVWIDSQTEEEIRKGIQTAKDLSEYDNLAASAYLRAKEDYLMGINFSRLLTLKYGNVISNCMRSDRTVVSVGRVMTCVLGMTVRREREIRSFVKTPFFRVLASVSCDGKAFDAEWRAVEGSRYFASPFLYKDNGFLEREKAEELIAHLSEEQPVTATLLSMEKKKEKKNPPLLYNLAELQNTCSRRFKLSPDETLKVVQELYEKKLVTYPRTDARVLSTAVAKEIHKNIRGLQSIPGVAGFAEHILETGSYKGIARTRYVNDKQITDHYAIIPTGQGIGGLRSMPAVSVKVYEAIVRRFLSVFYPAAIYQKFGLELVIREEHFFANFRVLLEKGYLEVTGYPQSTKSKEEKKENADSSGQEESGDEGAGKKDGDVQEADINDPEFLEAVKKLTKGNELPVEKLTVKEGETSPPKRYTSGTMILAMENAGQLIEDEELRAQIKGSGIGTSATRAEILKKLVNNKYLSLNKKTQVITPTLLGEVIHDTVYMSIRPLLNPDLTASWEKGLTYVADGDITEEAYMEKLKDFVTRRTENVMRLNNSVMVRDCYSRIEGYYKKENSGSGRSRDGRTQGRKKSEPKATKAK